In one window of Bdellovibrio bacteriovorus W DNA:
- a CDS encoding hypothetical protein (COG0517 FOG: CBS domain) → MKLTLKEHMSDKLITVGKSVSAKDAHRIMANFWVRHLPVVDEDSGEVLGLIAEKDLLSEPSELTSVEELLGSEELTSFQLDTPVKTILNYFIENKASACLISEDDEVIGLVTVEDMLLMLDQLLDKEESESWSLNEILMNPALQKAAYLLGQAGI, encoded by the coding sequence ATGAAACTCACTTTGAAGGAGCATATGTCAGACAAACTTATTACCGTGGGAAAGTCTGTCAGCGCCAAAGATGCCCACAGAATCATGGCAAACTTTTGGGTGCGCCATCTGCCTGTTGTCGATGAAGATTCTGGCGAAGTTCTGGGCCTTATTGCCGAGAAAGATCTCTTGAGCGAACCCTCAGAACTCACCTCGGTGGAAGAGCTACTTGGCTCGGAAGAGTTGACGAGCTTTCAACTCGACACTCCTGTGAAAACAATTTTGAATTACTTTATAGAGAACAAAGCTTCGGCTTGTCTTATCTCTGAGGATGATGAAGTCATTGGCCTTGTAACGGTCGAAGATATGCTCTTGATGCTCGATCAACTTCTCGATAAAGAAGAATCGGAAAGCTGGAGCTTAAATGAAATTCTAATGAATCCAGCACTTCAAAAGGCCGCCTACTTATTAGGCCAAGCAGGGATCTAA
- a CDS encoding UDP-N-acetylmuramoylalanyl-D-glutamyl-2, 6-diaminopimelate--D-alanyl-D-alanine ligase (COG0770 UDP-N-acetylmuramyl pentapeptide synthase), which yields MLQIELKKLVEITGAEILSQTTESFLGIGTDTRQDLKGFLFIALKGESFDAHQFLHNAEKQGASGVLVHEENAQTEELKSRITVLKVKDTLKALQAIGTWARLQSKAKILAITGSNGKTTTKEFTAALIGTARRVHFNQGSFNNHWGVPFTLMQIPPKTEVAVVEMGMNHAGELTELVQIAQPDVVVCTTVGRAHMEFFGTLEKVAEAKEEIYVHAPKTARQIFNLDNEQTHKMYERALKRLSKEQIQTFSAKNPSADVYLQIESMTMESLTIKGQIQGVAGKVKVEVFGAQNLVNLMAAASLGLSVGMTPAEIWKGLEKCKTNWGRNQLVHLKSGARMIFDAYNANPDSMRALIDNMELVKTVGRKVGVFGQMRELGSSSAELHQELGQWVGSAGFDRVYFIGDDHSAFAEGLKNSGFKAASSIAKDYSEAAGSDLAAFLKPDDVVVVKASRGTKLERFVFPCEPLDFAPKQ from the coding sequence ATGTTGCAGATTGAATTAAAAAAACTTGTCGAGATCACTGGCGCTGAAATTCTAAGTCAAACTACAGAAAGTTTTTTAGGAATAGGAACAGATACTAGGCAGGATCTAAAAGGTTTTTTATTCATCGCTTTAAAGGGTGAGTCTTTTGATGCTCATCAGTTCCTGCATAATGCCGAGAAACAAGGGGCTTCGGGAGTTCTAGTGCATGAAGAAAATGCGCAGACCGAAGAATTGAAATCGCGTATCACTGTTCTAAAGGTAAAAGATACGCTGAAAGCTCTTCAAGCAATCGGGACTTGGGCTCGTTTGCAATCAAAAGCAAAGATACTGGCAATTACAGGCTCCAATGGAAAAACCACAACAAAGGAATTCACCGCGGCCTTGATTGGTACCGCTCGCAGAGTTCACTTTAATCAAGGCAGTTTCAATAACCACTGGGGAGTGCCGTTCACTTTGATGCAAATTCCTCCAAAGACGGAAGTTGCAGTGGTCGAGATGGGCATGAATCATGCGGGAGAGCTGACAGAGCTGGTTCAGATAGCTCAGCCTGATGTTGTTGTGTGTACGACAGTAGGGCGAGCGCACATGGAGTTTTTTGGAACTCTTGAGAAAGTCGCTGAAGCTAAAGAAGAAATTTACGTTCATGCACCAAAAACGGCGCGACAGATTTTTAATTTAGACAATGAGCAAACTCATAAGATGTATGAACGTGCTTTGAAGCGCCTGTCGAAAGAGCAAATTCAAACCTTCTCTGCAAAGAATCCCTCTGCAGATGTGTATCTACAGATCGAATCCATGACAATGGAATCGTTGACAATCAAAGGCCAAATTCAGGGAGTTGCTGGGAAGGTCAAAGTTGAAGTCTTTGGAGCTCAGAACTTAGTGAACTTGATGGCGGCAGCTAGCTTAGGTTTATCTGTGGGAATGACTCCCGCAGAAATTTGGAAGGGCCTAGAAAAGTGCAAAACAAATTGGGGACGCAATCAGTTGGTGCATTTAAAATCCGGCGCCCGCATGATTTTTGACGCCTATAATGCGAATCCAGACAGTATGCGCGCTCTTATTGATAATATGGAGCTTGTAAAAACTGTAGGAAGAAAAGTAGGAGTCTTCGGGCAGATGCGCGAACTCGGCAGTTCTTCAGCAGAATTACATCAAGAGCTAGGGCAATGGGTGGGCTCTGCGGGATTTGATCGTGTTTACTTTATTGGAGATGATCATTCAGCATTTGCAGAAGGTTTAAAGAATTCTGGGTTTAAAGCAGCGAGCTCGATTGCGAAGGATTATTCGGAAGCTGCGGGAAGTGATTTAGCAGCTTTTCTAAAACCTGATGATGTGGTTGTCGTCAAAGCATCACGCGGCACGAAGCTTGAGCGTTTTGTGTTTCCGTGCGAGCCACTTGATTTTGCCCCGAAACAATAA
- a CDS encoding UDP-N-acetylmuramoylalanyl-D-glutamate--2, 6-diaminopimelate ligase (COG0769 UDP-N-acetylmuramyl tripeptide synthase), with protein MKLKDLFTTLSIAPPADLDPKIELSSICNDARKVIAGSVFVAIKGVQLDGHTFIPSAIGNGATALVVEDKSHIPEIYQGHVLQVRDCREALDLLACQFSNNPGDHLFAMGVTGTNGKTSVCYMAESILNAAEIPTGVVGTVNHHLLNRIWPSDMTTPDPIFLQARLREFLDAGAKAVAMEVSSHALSQSRANSVSFDTVVFTNLSRDHLDYHKTMEQYFEAKSKMFHDLIGRSTKKIKTAIINGDDEYGRKINVSPGVRRWTYGVDPDHDLSYEILSMEFAKTEFLVRTPEGEMKMSLPMSGEHNIMNALAAVGVGLSAGVSLATCAKALESFTGVPGRLQTVPNNKKLSVFVDYAHTPDALENVLSSLGKIRSSLKSPARIWTVFGCGGDRDKGKRPMMAEVASKGSDFVIVTSDNPRSENPHVIIEEIMSGFDSLENIKSIEDRKTAIEYAIHNAVPGDVILIAGKGHEDYQIVGQTKYPFSDVEVAAQSMN; from the coding sequence ATGAAGCTAAAAGATTTATTTACCACTCTTTCTATCGCGCCGCCTGCAGATCTTGATCCGAAGATCGAGCTGTCCTCTATTTGCAATGATGCTCGCAAAGTCATCGCGGGGTCTGTGTTTGTGGCGATTAAAGGGGTTCAATTAGATGGACACACCTTTATTCCCTCTGCGATCGGCAATGGGGCTACAGCCTTGGTTGTGGAAGATAAATCTCATATACCAGAGATCTACCAAGGCCACGTTTTGCAAGTCAGGGACTGCCGTGAAGCCTTAGATCTTTTAGCATGTCAGTTTTCAAACAATCCTGGTGATCATCTTTTTGCAATGGGTGTGACGGGAACCAATGGCAAAACTTCCGTATGCTATATGGCAGAGTCCATTTTAAATGCCGCGGAAATTCCCACTGGAGTGGTTGGGACTGTGAATCACCATTTGTTAAATCGTATTTGGCCTTCGGATATGACGACTCCAGATCCAATTTTTTTACAGGCAAGATTGCGCGAGTTCTTAGATGCTGGAGCCAAAGCTGTAGCGATGGAAGTTTCTTCTCATGCGCTCTCTCAGAGTCGAGCCAACAGTGTTTCTTTTGATACGGTGGTTTTCACAAATCTTTCAAGAGACCATTTGGATTATCACAAAACCATGGAACAATATTTCGAAGCTAAAAGTAAAATGTTTCATGATCTCATTGGCCGCTCGACTAAAAAGATCAAGACGGCCATTATTAACGGCGATGATGAGTATGGCCGTAAAATTAATGTTTCTCCGGGGGTTCGTAGATGGACCTACGGAGTAGATCCTGATCATGACCTTTCTTATGAAATCCTTTCGATGGAGTTTGCTAAAACTGAGTTCTTAGTGAGAACTCCTGAAGGTGAGATGAAGATGTCTCTTCCAATGTCGGGAGAGCACAATATCATGAATGCTTTGGCTGCGGTGGGAGTGGGGCTTTCTGCGGGGGTCTCTTTAGCGACTTGTGCAAAAGCCCTTGAGAGTTTTACCGGTGTTCCGGGGCGACTGCAGACCGTGCCAAATAATAAAAAACTATCCGTTTTTGTGGACTACGCGCACACGCCCGATGCTTTGGAAAATGTTCTAAGTTCTCTAGGCAAGATTCGCAGTTCTTTAAAATCCCCAGCCCGTATTTGGACAGTGTTTGGTTGTGGTGGAGATCGCGACAAAGGCAAGCGCCCTATGATGGCCGAGGTTGCGAGTAAGGGGTCTGATTTTGTGATTGTGACTTCAGACAATCCACGCAGCGAGAATCCTCATGTTATTATTGAGGAGATCATGTCCGGTTTTGATTCCTTAGAAAATATTAAGAGCATCGAAGATCGAAAGACAGCGATTGAGTATGCTATCCATAATGCCGTTCCTGGTGATGTTATTTTAATCGCCGGCAAGGGCCATGAAGATTATCAGATTGTCGGTCAGACGAAATATCCTTTTAGCGATGTTGAAGTGGCTGCGCAGAGCATGAACTAG
- a CDS encoding serine esterase, putative (COG0400 Predicted esterase) translates to MIQTQTTYNWLFPNGLLEVPIGPGWTGRAWWNIDMMEIQRAAERGEHRDFSNQTPPGMDKAFDKVSEMIAQLKVPWDKIILMGFSQGAMLATELYLRAPEKPRGLVIMSGTLLHQDQWKPLAEKRKGAEFFQSHGAQDPVLSYKIAQHLATLLSQAGMKGSLLGFNGGHEIPMPVMKAIGKYIDSQK, encoded by the coding sequence ATGATCCAAACTCAAACAACCTATAATTGGCTTTTCCCCAATGGTTTACTTGAAGTCCCTATTGGTCCAGGCTGGACTGGCAGAGCTTGGTGGAACATCGACATGATGGAAATCCAAAGAGCCGCAGAACGCGGTGAACATCGCGATTTCAGCAATCAAACTCCTCCAGGAATGGATAAGGCTTTTGACAAAGTTTCTGAAATGATTGCTCAGCTTAAAGTGCCATGGGACAAAATTATTCTGATGGGCTTTAGCCAAGGCGCTATGCTGGCCACAGAGCTTTACCTACGTGCTCCTGAAAAACCTCGCGGTCTTGTCATTATGTCTGGAACTCTTTTGCACCAAGATCAGTGGAAACCTTTGGCAGAAAAACGCAAAGGGGCGGAGTTCTTCCAAAGTCACGGAGCTCAAGACCCTGTGCTGAGTTATAAAATTGCTCAACACTTAGCAACTCTCCTGTCACAAGCCGGAATGAAGGGTTCTTTATTAGGATTTAATGGTGGGCACGAAATTCCGATGCCGGTCATGAAAGCTATTGGTAAGTATATCGACTCTCAAAAATAA
- a CDS encoding NAD dependent epimerase/dehydratase family protein (COG0451 Nucleoside-diphosphate-sugar epimerases): MKVLVLGGTRFFGKKLVHFLVSEGHEVFVFSRGQAKVDFPASVKRLTGDRTDLQSLRAAVAGLQFDVVIDQVCMTAHDAEIAIEVFKEKTSRYVVTSTLAVYGWGDRHPESDVEPARYQRQPAETPAQKYGEDKRAMEFVFSQQSYFSVAMARFPVVVSEDDYTHRLRDHVWKVLEQEPIYFPNIDARFMLIHAEDAAQSLLWLAKNKHQGPVNLATAETFTLREMMAQIESICGQKAIYTEQREKGWASPYGAYADWTMDVSLSESLGFRCRGLETFFQDLLRTFKNEFKK; this comes from the coding sequence ATGAAAGTACTAGTTTTAGGCGGAACCCGTTTTTTTGGAAAAAAACTTGTTCACTTCTTGGTATCTGAGGGGCACGAAGTTTTTGTGTTCTCGCGTGGTCAAGCCAAAGTTGATTTTCCAGCATCCGTGAAAAGACTTACGGGGGATCGGACGGATCTTCAATCATTACGAGCTGCCGTTGCGGGATTGCAATTTGATGTGGTGATAGATCAAGTGTGCATGACTGCACACGACGCTGAAATTGCCATTGAGGTATTTAAAGAGAAAACATCTCGCTATGTAGTTACATCTACTTTAGCTGTTTATGGGTGGGGAGATCGTCATCCTGAAAGTGATGTGGAGCCGGCTCGGTATCAAAGACAACCAGCAGAGACTCCAGCGCAAAAGTATGGGGAAGACAAACGAGCCATGGAGTTCGTATTCAGCCAACAGAGCTATTTTTCGGTCGCTATGGCAAGGTTCCCAGTCGTGGTGAGCGAAGATGACTATACTCATCGATTGCGAGATCACGTTTGGAAAGTCCTAGAGCAAGAACCTATCTACTTTCCAAACATCGATGCTCGCTTCATGTTGATTCATGCTGAGGATGCGGCACAAAGTTTACTCTGGCTTGCCAAAAATAAACACCAAGGCCCTGTGAATCTCGCCACTGCCGAGACGTTTACTTTGCGTGAGATGATGGCGCAGATTGAAAGTATCTGTGGGCAAAAAGCGATTTATACCGAGCAAAGAGAAAAGGGTTGGGCGTCCCCCTACGGGGCTTATGCTGATTGGACGATGGATGTCAGCTTGTCAGAGAGTTTGGGCTTCCGTTGTCGCGGGCTTGAAACTTTTTTCCAGGATCTATTAAGAACTTTTAAAAACGAATTTAAGAAGTAA
- a CDS encoding ATP-dependent DNA helicase RecQ (COG0514 Superfamily II DNA helicase), whose translation MTGTSFFIYATHFFYSYFNKFYSAERLFAAMKLQPQSFVDSKLNLKDSEAEMLSEIQADKTLLKKYFRLPSFRSGQAEIIQGILEKKDVLAVLPTGGGKSLCYQYIAVHFNSLVIVISPLIALMKDQVESLQRMGIAAGCLHSAQTDDEKRDVFARLNKGGAFVLYISPERSQKDGFKKWIQHRPIALFAVDEAHCVSQWGHDFREEYSQLCILKELRPDVPVLALTASATPTVLDDISVQLKIPKSLRLVYGFYRNNLYYQVELCENEDAKLDFLIQAIKKTPKGRIIVYCGTRKNTEMLAEILGKKFSGVGFYHAGLPAEVRAKTQESYADAKLRILVATNAFGMGIDQPDVRLVVHYQIPGNIDALYQEMGRAGRDGKDSTCLTLFSKKDKGLQSYFIHNSEAREEIKDLRWKNLDALVNYAEGGECRHSEILTYYKDAQRIQRCGHCDSCAPKSDRRIPNPPVTLSDISVGLKKALKGKKKKFDESELTAAQLERLARLKEWRRQKAKELDMPAFVVFSDQTLRELAVKNPSDVQGLRGIYGIGDNKIEKFGWDVLAELS comes from the coding sequence ATGACTGGCACGTCTTTTTTTATTTACGCCACGCATTTTTTCTATAGTTATTTTAATAAGTTTTACTCGGCAGAACGTCTGTTTGCGGCAATGAAGTTGCAACCCCAGTCTTTCGTTGATTCTAAGTTAAATTTGAAAGACAGTGAGGCTGAAATGTTGTCCGAGATTCAAGCAGATAAAACTCTTTTAAAAAAATATTTTCGATTGCCATCTTTTAGATCAGGGCAAGCGGAGATCATTCAAGGAATCTTGGAAAAGAAGGACGTCCTTGCCGTACTGCCAACAGGTGGTGGTAAATCTCTTTGTTATCAATACATCGCTGTTCACTTTAATAGCTTAGTGATCGTTATTTCGCCTTTGATTGCTCTGATGAAGGATCAAGTCGAATCCCTGCAAAGAATGGGGATCGCGGCTGGCTGTTTGCACTCAGCTCAAACAGATGACGAAAAAAGAGACGTCTTTGCTCGCCTTAATAAGGGCGGAGCTTTCGTTTTATATATTTCTCCAGAGCGTTCGCAAAAAGATGGATTCAAGAAGTGGATTCAACATCGACCGATTGCGCTTTTTGCCGTGGACGAAGCTCACTGCGTTTCTCAATGGGGACATGATTTTCGTGAAGAATACTCTCAGTTATGCATCCTTAAAGAGTTGCGCCCTGATGTTCCGGTATTGGCGTTAACGGCTTCTGCGACTCCGACAGTTTTAGATGATATTTCAGTGCAGTTGAAAATTCCAAAATCTCTGCGCTTGGTTTATGGCTTTTATCGCAACAATCTCTATTATCAAGTTGAACTCTGCGAGAACGAAGATGCAAAGTTAGACTTTTTGATCCAAGCCATTAAGAAAACTCCCAAAGGGCGGATCATAGTTTATTGCGGGACTCGCAAAAACACAGAGATGCTTGCAGAGATTCTGGGAAAGAAGTTCTCAGGGGTTGGTTTCTATCACGCGGGTTTGCCGGCTGAGGTGCGCGCTAAGACTCAAGAAAGCTACGCGGATGCGAAGTTAAGAATTTTAGTAGCTACAAATGCCTTTGGCATGGGAATCGATCAGCCAGATGTTCGCTTAGTGGTGCACTATCAAATTCCTGGGAACATCGATGCTCTTTATCAAGAGATGGGCCGAGCAGGGCGAGATGGGAAGGATTCTACTTGTCTGACTTTGTTTTCCAAAAAAGATAAGGGGCTTCAATCTTACTTCATTCATAATTCAGAAGCGCGCGAAGAAATCAAAGATCTTCGCTGGAAGAATTTAGATGCTCTCGTGAATTACGCCGAAGGCGGAGAGTGTCGTCATTCGGAAATTCTGACTTATTATAAAGATGCTCAAAGGATTCAGCGTTGTGGGCACTGTGATTCCTGTGCTCCGAAATCAGACCGCAGAATCCCGAATCCACCAGTGACTTTGTCAGATATTAGCGTTGGCTTGAAGAAGGCCCTTAAGGGTAAGAAGAAGAAGTTTGATGAGTCAGAGCTTACCGCTGCTCAGTTGGAGCGCTTAGCTCGTCTTAAAGAATGGCGCCGTCAGAAGGCGAAAGAGCTAGATATGCCAGCCTTCGTTGTGTTCAGTGATCAGACGTTGCGTGAGTTGGCGGTGAAGAATCCGTCAGACGTTCAAGGTCTGCGTGGCATCTATGGGATTGGCGACAATAAGATTGAAAAATTTGGCTGGGACGTCCTGGCTGAGTTGTCCTAA
- a CDS encoding cell division protein (COG0768 Cell division protein FtsI/penicillin-binding protein 2), whose product MKSRIVIIFVGVLVLWSFLILRAGYLQFAPNSRLNSLQSRQFQTKVTLQARRGAIVDKNGRDLAMSTTAYSLYADPKIIVDKKAAARQLAKILNQSVPSVYAKIKDPRKRFVWIQRMLEQDRADQIKALDIRGLSFVEEWRRVYPNETLLAQTLGFLGSEGQGLEGLELAYNQILTGNKKKMSVRRDARGRPLIANGLMFIENPEGSEIKLTVDSELQYRLETELANAVQTFEADNAVGIVMDAKTSAVLAIASAPTFDVNKAQKSKSDNRRNKNITDAFEPGSTMKAFAIATALRENVVKPNSKFYCEKGRFKVGDRIIRESDSRGQYEDLTVSEILAVSSNIGTTKIAMEMGPEKLRQGMLDFGFGQKLGIDLPGEARGMLQALPWRTHLMSNISFGHGISATPLQMANAFAAIANGGVLNTPYIVQSIHDVETGKSVETKVKPIRRVLSPEHAAQMRAMLVGVTSKGGTGGNARVEGFMVAGKTGTAQKVNPHGRGYLKGAYISSFGGFIPANDPKFVIYIAVDTPRKGYYGSTVAAPIFSRIASYAVRKEGIAPLTLADSANPKIEKRQVASQDKKDESHLKTITAEELAAVVAENNSEIIPNMSNLTTRDVLRRVKGRDIKVKFIGQGLVSEVSPQAGSPIPENKEITVYLK is encoded by the coding sequence GTGAAGTCACGTATTGTAATTATCTTTGTTGGGGTATTAGTCCTCTGGTCGTTTCTAATTTTGCGTGCGGGGTACCTGCAGTTTGCACCCAATAGTCGTTTGAACTCTTTGCAGAGTCGTCAGTTTCAAACTAAGGTCACTTTGCAGGCGCGTCGTGGAGCGATTGTAGATAAAAACGGTCGCGATCTGGCAATGTCCACAACGGCATATTCGCTTTATGCTGATCCCAAAATTATCGTTGATAAAAAAGCAGCGGCTCGTCAGTTAGCAAAAATTTTGAACCAATCTGTACCATCTGTTTACGCAAAGATTAAAGATCCAAGAAAACGATTCGTTTGGATTCAAAGAATGTTAGAGCAAGATCGTGCGGATCAGATCAAAGCTCTCGATATCCGTGGATTATCTTTTGTAGAAGAGTGGCGCCGAGTTTATCCCAATGAAACCCTGCTTGCGCAAACTCTGGGCTTCTTAGGAAGTGAGGGGCAAGGGCTTGAGGGGCTTGAACTTGCTTATAATCAAATTCTTACCGGTAATAAAAAGAAAATGTCGGTACGTCGAGATGCAAGGGGACGTCCGCTTATTGCCAATGGTTTGATGTTCATTGAAAACCCAGAAGGCAGTGAGATTAAACTCACGGTAGATTCAGAGTTGCAGTATCGCTTAGAGACAGAACTCGCAAACGCTGTGCAAACTTTCGAAGCCGACAATGCTGTGGGTATTGTCATGGATGCGAAAACTTCGGCTGTACTAGCCATCGCCTCAGCTCCGACATTTGATGTGAACAAAGCGCAAAAGAGCAAATCTGATAATCGTAGAAATAAGAACATCACAGATGCGTTTGAGCCAGGTTCGACAATGAAGGCTTTTGCGATTGCAACGGCTCTGCGTGAGAATGTAGTGAAGCCAAACTCTAAGTTTTATTGTGAAAAGGGGCGCTTCAAGGTCGGTGATCGTATCATCCGAGAATCTGATTCTCGAGGACAATACGAAGACCTGACGGTTTCTGAGATCCTTGCCGTTTCATCAAATATCGGTACGACGAAAATTGCGATGGAGATGGGGCCTGAAAAGCTTCGTCAAGGGATGTTGGATTTCGGTTTTGGACAGAAATTGGGAATTGATCTTCCTGGTGAGGCTCGCGGTATGCTGCAAGCTCTTCCTTGGCGCACACATTTGATGAGTAATATTTCTTTTGGTCATGGGATTTCTGCAACACCTTTGCAGATGGCGAATGCCTTTGCAGCGATTGCCAATGGTGGAGTTTTAAATACACCTTACATTGTTCAGTCTATTCATGATGTGGAAACTGGGAAATCTGTTGAGACAAAAGTTAAGCCAATTCGTCGAGTGCTTTCGCCTGAGCACGCAGCACAGATGCGTGCAATGCTAGTGGGAGTCACTTCAAAAGGTGGAACTGGTGGCAATGCGCGTGTCGAGGGTTTCATGGTTGCAGGTAAAACCGGAACTGCACAAAAAGTGAATCCTCATGGCAGAGGTTATTTAAAAGGTGCATATATTTCAAGTTTCGGGGGCTTTATCCCAGCGAATGATCCTAAGTTTGTTATCTACATAGCTGTTGATACGCCCAGAAAAGGATACTATGGCTCTACTGTCGCCGCGCCGATTTTTTCACGAATCGCATCCTATGCAGTTCGTAAAGAGGGGATTGCTCCTTTAACTTTAGCTGATTCGGCAAATCCAAAAATTGAGAAGCGCCAAGTTGCTTCACAGGATAAAAAGGATGAGAGCCACTTAAAGACAATCACGGCTGAGGAGTTGGCAGCTGTAGTGGCAGAAAATAATTCTGAAATTATTCCGAATATGAGTAATCTAACGACTCGAGATGTGCTCCGCCGTGTGAAAGGCCGAGACATTAAGGTGAAGTTTATTGGTCAAGGATTAGTTTCCGAAGTTTCTCCACAGGCAGGCTCGCCAATTCCTGAAAATAAGGAAATCACGGTTTATCTGAAGTAG
- a CDS encoding putative histidine kinase — MSSENFKQLKPFFSIILIIFTLFSIVFLQMEERRVGYSVLKLTREYKRIWEEKRVKEISLAKVTRPQLLESVAQEKFTLKKVQASQIIHLTGPISTLESDKNKSTDKKDL, encoded by the coding sequence ATGAGCTCGGAAAACTTTAAGCAGTTAAAACCGTTCTTCAGTATCATTCTTATTATTTTTACTTTGTTTTCGATCGTCTTCCTGCAAATGGAAGAAAGGCGCGTGGGATATAGTGTCCTTAAACTCACGCGTGAATACAAACGCATCTGGGAAGAAAAAAGAGTCAAAGAGATCTCTTTAGCAAAAGTCACCCGGCCACAGCTTTTAGAATCTGTTGCGCAAGAGAAATTCACTCTTAAAAAAGTTCAGGCCAGTCAGATCATTCATCTAACGGGCCCGATCTCTACTTTGGAATCTGATAAAAATAAATCGACAGATAAAAAGGACCTCTAA
- a CDS encoding S-adenosyl-methyltransferase (COG0275 Predicted S-adenosylmethionine-dependent methyltransferase involved in cell envelope biogenesis): MKKYKPGTGEKIEIPLDEIPPKVELPFKFSPEHEPVLLQEVLGAFYPLRNHPNPHYFDGTFGRGGHYSAVKFLIPQLHASVTDQDMRAIEFGKENFRTEVEKGQLKFYHLNFAQFSEQTEEMFDMILLDLGVSSPQLDQGDRGFSFYHEGPLDMRMNQQQGLTAEMIINTASEEELNRLFKEYGEIHRPFRVVKAIVNDRKTKAFQSTQQLAGLIERVDGWQVKGFHPATKYFMALRLAVNSELEVVAEAIPRFIKKLNPKGRLAVISFHSLEDRIVKNIFRASEDLGRVVTKKVIVPTQEECDRNPRARSAKLRIFERGAQDELGKL, encoded by the coding sequence ATGAAGAAATATAAGCCGGGAACTGGAGAGAAAATTGAAATTCCTCTTGATGAAATCCCACCCAAGGTCGAGCTTCCTTTTAAGTTCTCTCCAGAGCATGAACCTGTATTGCTTCAAGAAGTACTAGGCGCCTTTTATCCTCTCAGAAATCATCCAAACCCCCATTATTTCGATGGCACGTTCGGGCGTGGTGGACACTACTCTGCGGTGAAGTTTTTGATACCGCAGCTTCATGCCAGCGTGACAGATCAAGATATGAGGGCCATCGAGTTTGGAAAAGAGAACTTCAGGACTGAAGTCGAGAAGGGCCAGTTAAAGTTCTATCATCTCAATTTTGCACAGTTTTCTGAGCAAACTGAAGAGATGTTTGATATGATTTTATTAGACTTAGGGGTAAGTTCCCCTCAGTTAGACCAAGGTGATCGAGGCTTTAGTTTCTATCACGAAGGTCCGCTTGATATGCGAATGAATCAGCAACAGGGACTGACTGCAGAGATGATCATCAACACCGCTTCGGAAGAAGAGCTTAATCGATTGTTTAAGGAGTATGGCGAGATCCATCGTCCTTTCCGTGTCGTTAAAGCGATCGTTAATGATCGTAAAACCAAAGCATTTCAATCCACGCAACAATTAGCAGGACTTATTGAAAGAGTCGATGGCTGGCAAGTGAAGGGATTTCATCCAGCGACGAAGTACTTCATGGCATTGCGCTTGGCTGTGAACTCTGAACTAGAAGTTGTTGCAGAAGCGATTCCTCGTTTTATCAAAAAATTAAATCCTAAAGGGCGCTTGGCTGTTATTAGCTTTCACTCTTTAGAAGATCGAATTGTAAAAAACATCTTCCGTGCATCAGAAGATCTTGGAAGAGTTGTGACTAAAAAAGTAATTGTTCCCACTCAGGAAGAGTGTGACAGAAATCCTCGTGCGCGATCGGCGAAGTTGAGGATATTCGAGAGGGGCGCTCAGGATGAGCTCGGAAAACTTTAA